From a single Kryptolebias marmoratus isolate JLee-2015 linkage group LG6, ASM164957v2, whole genome shotgun sequence genomic region:
- the rgcc gene encoding regulator of cell cycle RGCC, which translates to MKSPTLKALGTCRNDKDLSDVLCEFDAVIEDFTSPVEKRHFRYDEHLKLMKRRSSASVSDSSDSDSAESLSRNSFSFSDERLNLPTMLSPTTTSPPLMSPKPKLGDTKELEDFIADLNRALESM; encoded by the exons ATGAAGTCACCGACGCTGAAAGCTCTAG GAACCTGCAGAAACGACAAGGACCTGAGCGACGTGCTGTGCGAGTTCGACGCGGTGATCGAAGACTTCACGTCGCCGGTGGAGAAGCGACACTTCCGGTACGACGAACACCTgaagctgatgaagaggaggagcagcgcCAGCGTCAGCGACAGCAGCGACTCTGACA GTGCTGAATCTCTCAGCAGAAATAGCTTTAGTTTCAGTGATGAGAGGCTGAATTTGCCTACCATGCTCTCCCCTACCACCACCTCTCCACCTCTGATGTCACCCAAAC CCAAATTGGGTGACACCAAAGAACTAGAAGACTTCATTGCTGACCTGAACCGAGCCTTAGAGA gCATGTGA